From the Juglans microcarpa x Juglans regia isolate MS1-56 chromosome 3D, Jm3101_v1.0, whole genome shotgun sequence genome, the window ATGCTGATAAACATGACAATGAGTATTTAATTTGGGAGTACAATAATTTCAATCGTTATTTTCACGACGATGCAACTCATGTAAGGTACTATTTTCTACAAAAAGTTGTGTTATCTCCTAGTACTTGTGATACTGATTTTATAGCAGTGGCTATCTATGGGGAGGTATGTAGACTTGCCTACTGTAGACGTGGAGACAAGAAGCGGTCTGTGTTGACTGAAGACAAGTCTTAATTCAGATGTCATATTTCATGATCAAGTATCATATGCAGTAAGCTTTGGTGGTAGGCTGGTGGCTTTCGACTTCAATATTAATGGTTCTTGTCCAAAGCCAAAGAGGATAGAAATTGTAGCACCGTTTCCAGATTCGTTTGTAGGGCGGTTATATTTGGTTTGGTCATGTTCTGGAGGGATAATAATGGTGAGACGACATGCTGAACTCGATGATGAGGCCTTAGATAATGATGATGTACCTATAAATGTGACTCTTGGTTTTAACATATTCAAGCTTGACAGTACTAGTGACgatggaaaaggaaaatggtgtGAGGTTGAAAGTTTAGGTGATCACGTGTTGTTTTTGGGATTGAATTCGTCTACAGCCTTTTCATGTTGTGATTTTCCATGTTGCTTCAAGGGAAATCAAATATATTGGACAGATGATAACGTTTATCATGTAGCAAAGGGAAGTGGAAGACTTATTGATCAAGGTGTGTACAGCTTGGATGAAAAAGTGTTTTGAGTGCTTTCCAGCTTGTATTAGTGACACTCGTCAGGTTTGGCCAGCACCAATCTGGATTATGCCTAAATAGCCTTAATTTCTGgtcaatttctttttgtttatgcATGCCCGCACGcacatataaacatatatactaTGTTGAAGCCAACATGCAAGACACGTATATATGCTTAGGTCTAAGTTATACATATAATCTTATCTATATGGATATATGAGGATGATGTTGAAggttaaatgtttttaattttattttgtatgggtCAGTGCATATATGAGATttaaatgtgaaaaatattatcatgcATTGATAGGTGTTATGGAAAATTTGTTTGAGCGCATAATTTAGATTAGAGAggaaatattttatcatatactTGGATTCATATAGTTTCATTTTACACAactcaaaattaattatatttagcatGTGTACATACAGTCAAAACTaacatacaataataataataataataactaattacTGTTGCTACATAGAAAAACACAACTTGTAGTAGTACTGGAATCCATGTAATAATACAGTTTTaaggaatttaaaaaatgcCAATAGTTTTTCGTGCTAGTTGATATGAAGCCTTGCATACTACCGGTGCtagttattttatcattttttcttatatatatataagtagtgcTAATGTGCCATTAATTTATACCACTTACTTTGTCTCCTTGATGTGGCACTATAATGTGGTGtcatatgatttattataaaaaattagagataCAAATATAAAAGGGTAGAGGGAATTAGGATTTTAGTCTTcctctttttgtgtttttggttatcattttgttttcaatatgagaaatgatttgtacaagtcctaaatagacaaatctcatataagtccttataaaaaagtggatcacacctaaaaaaagtgtaaaaaatattattctttattagtggaATTCACTTTTTAACAATGGGCTTGTATGAAGCTTgtttgagacttgtacctaacattactttttgaatatatatttttacatttttttaataacccACATGGCAACATATTGTGGTGCTATATCAAGGGAATAAAGTGAGTGGTATAAATTTGGACATGCATTACTCTATatagtactctctctctctctctctctctctctctttgtatatctattatatatagaggCTGTCAAATTGTTGTAAACGGAAATTCTTTGTTTTAACGGAGCTATGTTAACTTTCCATTAAATCCATGTTAAAGTCGAAAATTCCCTCTGTGTTAAAGTCAAAAACCAGACCCTTTCTCTAGAAACTAGTAGAAACTCACTCGTCCGAATCCAACTGGGGGGAAGGGGAGTTtcggctccttcttcctcttcctccactctctctctctctctctctccttttttttttttttttttcaagttttcagCCAAATAAAGGGGGTAGCCATTTCGAGCTTCTCTGGTGACCGCCTCACTCGTTGATCTTGCAGTCGACCAGATTGGGAGCCAATCGGAGTGGCGCGTTGCTTGATGCGTGGTTTAAAGGAAATGTGTGGGGTTCTCAAACCACCGCATTCATCTTCCATCAACACCATGTATAGCAGCTCAGGGCCAAGCGACTCCAGCAATGTCTTGACTGGCCAAACGGCTCTTTTCCAGTGTGGGGCGTGTCATGCACGCACCGGCTGTGCagaattactatatatacttgTTTATTTGTGATTATCATCTCATGGTAGTGTTGGCTTCTGTATGGGTTTTCGGGTTGTTCGttgaagttttgttttttgagtATTGTTGGGTGGCCACAGATTTTTCTGTGTCATTTTGGGTATTTGTGGACTTGGGTTATTGTTTTTCTCTGCTTTGGATTGATTTAGAGCTCTGGGTTCTGTTTTAATTGATGTTTTTCATATTatggttatatatatttttttttttttgaatttatataagCTGGATTTTCTCTTTCGTTTTCTGTTGGGTTGAATTCTACTTTGGTGTCTAGAActggaatttgtatttttgtcaCCCTTCttcgttttgtttttcttttttttaatggttgaggtttgaaaatttaattgctTTATTGCAATTCTCATGATGACTATTCAAGAATGCatattacatgttatgatgGAATTCCAAGCTTCGTGTGAAAAGCATGCTTGGTTTTTTGAGGAGCTTGTGATTGCTTTGAGATTGTTTTAGTTCTTAACGAAAAATTCGAGTGATTTTACtaatttgatttgttatgaAGTTAGATTGGGCATACTTTCTTTGTCATTTGAGGTagttttttctcccttttttttcaaCTAAATTCATatgtatttctctctctctatccggGTAACTTTTTACTTCTATAAAGTGACGTTTTCATAATATGGAGAATGGACGATGATTAATATTGCTATAGAGAATCTGTTTTATTCCTTTACAGTAAATGCTTATAGTCACCGACACACAATTCACTGTCATTGTTTACTGAAAAAGGTAAGATTCTTCATTAACATCCATCTGACAGTGGGGTAAATTAAGTATGTCTAATTAGAATCGTGGATTCTATTGTTTCTCAACTTGCTAAGTTTCTGAAGTTGGTGTAGAACATATACATTTTAGGCGATGTTTATGTTTATGATCTAGGGATTGGGACCCGCAGGGCCTTATTATATTGTGTTGTAAAGTGGTTACATTTATCAAAAAAGTGAAGGAGAGGTGAGGGCCTTGTAAAGATAGGGGTGACTTATATTTTCACTTTGATCTTTTatatcttctctttttctcccttCTCACATGCCATTATTGTGAGAATCATATTTTCTACGGCATAATTTTAATTCCATCTACTCTTTTCGTGCTTCAAGTCATGGTATCTTTAACAATATAAGCATATAGATGAGTTTGGGCTGTAAGACTTGCCTTTGAGATTGAAAGATTTGGGCAttatactaaattttatttatgctCTGACATTCAACAAAAGATTGTTGAAAATAAAGACCTGGCTGGACTTGTGACAGTTATTGTCTTCGATATTGAGACTACTGGTTTTAGCAGAGAGAATGGACGGATCATTGAGATTGCACTTCAAGATCTTCAGGGAGGTGTAAACAGCACTTTCCAGACACTTGTAAACCCTCAACGCTATGTGCcaaattcacatatacatggcATTACAACCCGTATGGTCAACAGACCTGATGTTCCTAggtattctatatttatttgcTTTCTATTTCCTTGGATTGTTTGTCCAGTAAAAGTCTCTACTTAAGAGGCGAAGGattccatttgttttttttttcttttgaaatggtttctcattcattcattcagcaTAGAACATTGTCTACAAAACCTTCCATGTCTTTCTGTAAACAGGAAGAAATACAAGTTGGTACATCTTCTATCCATACTTGCTCTACATTTGATCTTAAAGCTAACTTAGCCAAATTGTGTGCTACTGTGTTTGTATTTCTGTGTGTATTGAACTGCCCAATTGGACCACTCAGATAAAAAAGACTTTGAATCTTCAATAATACTGCCCAAGCATGATACATCTTCATCTGGACTATAAACTGCTCTTACAATGTTTTGAGCATCTCCTTCGAATGTCACTTTGTTGAGTCCCAAGTCTCTGCAAAGTTCCATAGCTTTTCTAAGAGCAAACCCTTCTGCTATTACTGGTTGGTCCACGTTGCCTTTGAATCCACAATATGTTGCTGTAGCTGCCCCATTTTCATCTCTGATAATGACTCCTATCctcattttcctttgtttgaTATTACAAGCTGCATCCCAGTTAACTTTAAAGCTGTTTGCTCCTGGTGGAGACCATTTCTGGATGACTTCTACTCGACTGACCCATTCTCTACTTGAAACTGGTAGTCCCTCCTCTGCTAAGTGGTATTCTTCCAAGGATTCTCTTGCAGATCTGATAATGCTGCTCGGGTTCATAAATTTgttgtcaaaaataaaattgttcatTCTCATCCACAATCCCCTCATTATGATTGCAACTTCCTCTAGCTCAGTTTTGTTAAGCTTCCTTTCCAAACCCTCCAGTGCTTAAGCAGATCAGTTTCCATAATACCCCATTTATGAGTTGCTTTGTGAGACTCAGCCCACACATCACTAGCTGCTGGGCAAAGCCAGAGAACATGCATGACAGTCTCCTCTTCTTTCAAACAGATGGGGGCATAAAGGGGTTCTCAATAACTTTTTTTGTAAATAGCTTTCCTCTAGTAGCAAGAAGGTTGTTTCCTGTCTTCCACAAAAAAAGCTTCACCTTACCAGGAACTTTCAATTCCCATATGGACTTCCACCTACTATCCATCTCACCCTCCCTTGAAGACTCACCCACCACAgccttctttctattttcttctagaaAGTATGCACTTTTGACTGAGAAGACACCTTTTCCCGACGGACCCCATATCAATTTGTCCTCTACACCCCTAGTGCTCAAAGGGATACTACAAATATGAGCAGCTtcttctttattaaaaatagaccCGATAAGGCCTTCAGTCCAATCCTTTGAATCATCATCAATCAGATCTCTGACTTTTGAATTTGCATCCAGTATCGAGATGGGGGATTGAACACAATAGGTTGAGGGGGATAACAGTCACTTTTGACCCCAAATGTTGATTTTCACACCATCCCCAACTTTCCACCTCAGCCCCTCCTTTAGTAATCCCAATGAGTTCCAAACACTCCTCCATATTAGAGAAGGAGCATTCCCCAATTTAGCTTCTATGATAGAGGTGTTCTTAtggtatttttctttgaaaatcttgGCAACTAAAGATTGAGGGCTTTGCAACAATCTCTATACCTGTTTAGCAAGGAGTGCTAAATTGAAACTAGCCAAATCTCTAAACCCCAAACCTCCCATGCCCTTAGCTATCCCCATTTTTTCCCAGCTCATCCAATGTATCCCATTACCCCACCATAATTTGGACAGCATAATATTAATCTCCTTGCAAAGCTTTTTGGGAAGCTTAAACACATTCATTGTGTAAGAGAGAATTGCTTGAAGAACTGTCTTGATCAACACCTCCTTCCCTGCCCCTAATAGAAAACAATTCTTCCAGCTGTTGATCTTCTGCCACACCCTCTCCTTGAGACCTCTAAAAGTGTTATACTTTGATTTACCAACCATGGTTGGTAAAccaaggtatttttcataactgCCTTGGACCAAAGACCCCCATTCTCTTAGAATAAGATTCCTGTCTGCCACAGGAGTATTTGAGCTAAAAAAGACTGATGTCTTCTCTTTATTCAGGAATTGACCAGAAGCTCTTTCATACCTCAACAACAACTCTTACAACCTCTTCCATTCCTCCACACAAGCCCTCTCAAATAAAATGCAGTCATCTGCAAACAGCTGATGATTTACTCTACTTCCTCCTCTCACCACAGTAACCCCTTTAGTATTCCCACCCAAATCTGAGTGATTAAGCAAAGAACTTAACCATTTTGCACataatatgaataaataaggggataagggatccccttgtctcaagcccCTCGAAGGAAAAATCTTTGACCCTGGCTTTCCATTGACTAACACAGAGTAAGAAACTGAGATTATACAGCTCATGACTAGCTCTATCCAAGCATCACAGAAGCCAAGTTTTTTCATTACTGCTTTCACAAAAGGCCACTCTATCGTATCATAAGCTTTTGACATGTCAAGCTTAATGGCCATGCTTCCTTTCTTAACCTTCCTCCCCACCTTCATGGTATGCAAAACCTCGTAGGCAATCATTATATTGTCAGTGATAATTCTGCCAGGAATTAAGGCACTTTGATTGCTTGAGATGATCCCTGACAGAACTCCTTTGAATCTGTTAACTAACactttggaaatgattttataaaaaaacgtTACAAAGACTGATGGGCCTATACTCAGTTACAACTTTTAGGTCCTTCTTCTTAGGAATTAGagcaataaaagtaaaattgacAGGTTGGAAAGGAATTATACCATTGAGATGGTCAAGAACAGCTGCACACACATCATCTCCAATTGTAACCCAATGGTTTTGGTAGAAGCAAGCTCCAAAACCATCAGGGCCTGGTGACGTTAGAGGTGCCATGCTTTTAATGGCTTCTTCAAACTCCTCCTTGCTAAAAGGTCTGAGCAGTTTGTCATTTTCCTCCCTTGTAACTCGAGGTTCTAAGTGTTTTAAGTAATCTTCCATCTCTTCTGAACTAGGCTGAGTTGAACTGAACAAGCTCTCAAAATATCCTTTGAAAGCTCCCTCAATGCCCTCCTAGTCTTTGCAGCTTCTCCCTTGCCCATCTACAATCAGTTTAATTGTGTTCTTTTGCCTCCTTTGGTTTGCACAAGCGTGAAAATACTTTGTGTTTCTGTCCCCCTTAGCATACCAATTTCTTTTagccctttgtttccacttgATATCCTCCTTTTCAAGCAAAGTTCCAACTTCCTTCTGTAACTTCTTTATTTCAGCTGCATTAAGACAGCTCTCTTCATCTTGCAACCTTTTCAGTACCTcagtttttaactttatttcttGATTCCTGTCTTGTTTGAACTGCTTACTCCATCCCAGAAGTGCCCCTCTACACCTTTCAAGTTGATTTGTTATTGGGATTTGTGAACCTCTCCTTCCTTTATTAATCCTCCATGCCTCTTGGATGACTTCCTCACATCCCTCCTCCTTATTCCAACTAgcttcatatctaaatattctACCAACCTTCCTTGTGAATCTGTCCCTTTTGTTCATAGTCAGCAGGATTGGCCTATGATCTGAGCTCCTGCCTATTAACACTTCCACCCAATATTCCTTAAACAACTGGACCCAAGATGGATTTGCTATTACCCTGTCAAGCCTTTCTTTCGTGAATGAAGCATTCTCATGTCTGTTGCTCCATGTAAACTTACTGCCCACCCACTTTAAGTCTGACAAGTTCCCCTTCTCCAATACTTTCCTGAAATTATCCATGAGTTTCTCTTGTCTGGGTCTGCCCCCTATCTTCTCATCATGAGTTAAGATATCATTGAAATCTCCCAATACACACCATCCTTGAAAACATGTTGGCTTTAAGGATGACAGTAGCTCCCAAGCTTCAGCTCTTTTGTGAGTTTTAGGATGGCCATAATGACAAGTTAACAGCCACCTCGAGCAATCCACCTCATTTGATATCCATGCATTTATGTGCTTTTGTGtgtaattcaaaatttctaaatGGACCCTGCTACTCCATAACAGTGCTAAACCTCCTTTTTGACCCACAGATTCTACCACAAAACACCCTTCAAACTTAAGTCTCTTCTTAAAACCTTCATACTTGACTACTTTTAATCTAGTTTCCATTAATAAAACTACATCGGGTTTCTTCTCCTCTACCAAAAGGTAGAGATCTTGAattgtccgagggttcccaagccctcggcagttccagcttaatattttcattgagAGTGGCGAGGCTGGTGACCAGCCTCCACCAATAATTGTTGAGAATTATCCACTGAACCTTCACTGTTCAAACTCCCTAGCTTGATCTTTTTTTGCACTTTTTCAGTTCCCATCacctcttcttttttcctctttctagtAACATACCCACCACCCTGCTTTGtatcctctcttttctctcttgctctcatTTCCCCCCTCCCTTAGTCTTTCTATTAAGCAAGCCTTGACCCTCACCAATAGTGACTGTTTGCAGTGTCTCCTCTACCTCCAAACACCTTTGATCTCCACTTGCTTCCACCAACCAACCATCTACCccttccattcttttttttgatGTACCATTAGCACAGCTACTCTCTACTTCATTACTTTCATCCCCTCCCCTTAACCCAGGTGTATTTTCCTCCCCCTCAATATTTTGTTCAACCTCACCCCTTTTTGTTTCCTCACCCTCTGCCTCATGCTGGTCATCCCTTACACCCCCTTCTTCTCCCTCATTCACTTCTCTCCACTTGCTTTCAAAACCATTAGCTCTTATTTTCAACTTGGACACCATTTTTGTATCAGCCCTTAACCACACTCCATATTGTAACTTTTCACCCACCTTCCTAGTGCATCCCTGTGGGCCATGAATTAGGCAACCACACTCAAAGCAGAACCTGGGCAGCTTTTCATATTTAACTGGGATCCAGAACTTTTCACCTTTCATCTTGATTGTTCTACCTCTGGCCAGGGGTTTCATGGGCTCGATGTTGATGCGTACCCTTAGAAACTTACCCCATCCAACCCCATCTTCTTTTGTATCCACCTCTTCTACTTTACCTATTGTTCCCCCTATCTATTTGCCATGTTcttcattcatgcatgcaagGGGCATATCATACATTTGGACCCAAAAACTTTCCTTATCAAACCTCATTCTTTGCGGGGGTGTATATTCATCAAATAGCTTCAAGGCTAAAAGATGAGAGTCAAAGAGCCAAGGTCTCCCACTCCATACGCATTGCTTATCTGCTTGTTAGCAAAGGTTATGGTAAACATGTTACCTCTTAGTTCAACGAACTTAGCAGGCTTGCTGACTCTCCATACTTTCTTCATTGTGTCCTCAAGAACCATTCTGAAACCTATTACCTCATCGACAGCATCGTCAATGGCTATAGCTTTCCCTTCTTCCTCTGTCAAACAAAACTTCCGCCACTGTTCCTCCAGATCATTCATTGTTGAAACCTTTTCCTCCCTTTCACACCTACAACTTCATCTTTCTTCCCCCAAAACCACTAGCTCGGTGCGAATTGCTCCTCCGTACTCCACCATGCTTTCCTTTTGCTCAGCTACGTAACCACTCACCTTGAACGTACTTAACCTCTTCCCACCACCTTTCCGTTGCAAAAGGTGTGGTCCCCCCACTTCACCTCAGCCACCCACTAGGAGAAACCGAGAGAAACATTCACAACACAAAAAAGACGTGGAAACCACTTGCATAGATTCCATTTGTTTGATATGCAGCATCATTGacatatatgtttatatgataTAGTTATTTGAAGAAGACTCtggaaaaatagaattaaatgTCACAGCTTTTATGTCATGTCCTGGTATATGCAATCAATTGAGATTTTGTGATAACTCTTTGCTACTTGTCTGTGTCTCAGACCATTTCTTGGCATGATTGTGGGATTTCACTTATTATCCGTTTATGTGAAGATTTTTGCaactaagatttttttttctttatttaattgtctctgaaaaattttaaagattatattttgtaactatTTCGGTTTTAATCTGTAGTAATAAATGGCATGGAGAAACCAAGATAAAACAACTATTTATCTTGTGATTCTCATCTACTTAATTATCTTctacttaagaaaaaaaatgaaagtgtgtaattatttatcatctactTAATTATGACAGTTATgttagaaattatattttttttttcaaaaagcattacattattaatcaaaatttttttcttaataaaaacaatgttaattcttaaaaataattgtataattaaattAGTCAATCGTACTTTACACGTTGCTtttacctaatatatatatatatatatatatatatgtgtgtgtgtgtgtgtgtaaaatAATGAGCCAAGGCTATTAAATAGTCAATTCCCCACAATGTTAACCTTCTCTCCAATAGCCGTTCCGAGTTACTCTTCGATGATTGGGCGTGTTGATGTTAGAGTTGACCCATATTGCACTCGTTCCGCCATGTAATTCTCTTTCTTGGAAGAATTtctgaattttaaaattcaaaactttatatCCCTTTAAATTCCTTCCACTTATTGTAACGGTTCATCTTTCCCTTGTATACTTTCCAAAATGAATCTTATAACTGTTCGGGCTGACCTTTCTTCAAAAGCAGCCCTCCAATAATTTAATACCATGTAGGCATTTCATTTACACTGCAATGAGACCGCATTGACAAAATTCCAAGAGTGACGCACATATCTCCCCCTTTCAGATCTCTTCTTCGACCAAAAAGCATCCATTCGGTCCCCCTTatgcttgagagagagagagagttacaaaGGTATCAGAAGTGATTCGAGGTTGTGAGAAGGGCCTTAGAATGAAGTGCGTGACATTGCATAGAACCACCATTAAGAAGAAACCGAATATAAGTTTTGCAACTCTTGTAAATATTGTTGTTAGATTACCCGTACATGGGTCATCTTCTACTCTCTTGCTTGCCATTTTTGTTTCCACATCAATTCACCTTCTTTGATCCTCAAAAAAGcttctttgttcctttttttttttttttttggggggggggggggggggttgtttaTGTAGCAAATGAAGAATGTCACCATTTATGCCTTTGGTGGTTTAGGCCGATGGGTGTGAGTGGCTGTGAATAAATGCTT encodes:
- the LOC121255161 gene encoding uncharacterized protein LOC121255161 — its product is MEDYLKHLEPRVTREENDKLLRPFSKEEFEEAIKSMAPLTSPGPDGFGACFYQNHWVTIGDDVCAAVLDHLNGIIPFQPVNFTFIALIPKKKDLKVVTEIITDNIMIAYEVLHTMKVGRKVKKGSMAIKLDMSKAYDTIEWPFVKAVMKKLGFCDAWIELVMSYLGGNTKGVTVVRGGSRVNHQLFADDCILFERACVEEWKRNLILREWGSLVQGSYEKYLGLPTMVGKSKYNTFRGLKERVWQKINSWKNCFLLGAGKEVLIKTVLQAILSYTMNVFKLPKKLCKEINIMLSKLWWGNGIHWMSWEKMGIAKGMGGLGFRDLASFNLALLAKQDWTEGLIGSIFNKEEAAHICSIPLSTRGVEDKLIWGPSGKGVFSVKSAYFLEENRKKAVVGESSREGEMDSRWKSIWELKVPGKVKLFLWKTGNNLLATRGKLFTKKVIENPFMPPSV
- the LOC121255160 gene encoding uncharacterized protein LOC121255160; protein product: MRGLWMRMNNFIFDNKFMNPSSIIRSARESLEEYHLAEEGLPVSSREWVSRVEVIQKWSPPGANSFKVNWDAACNIKQRKMRIGVIIRDENGAATATYCGFKGNVDQPVIAEGFALRKAMELCRDLGLNKVTFEGDAQNIVRAVYSPDEDVSCLGSIIEDSKSFLSEWSNWAVQYTQKYKHSSTQFG